In one window of Zhihengliuella sp. ISTPL4 DNA:
- a CDS encoding arylsulfatase, whose amino-acid sequence MARDFQGRIELDVRDSEADWDAFLPAKPREGAPNVLVVLYDDTGMAAWSPYGGRINMPTMDRLAQNGLTYSQWHTTALCSPTRSTFLTGRNHHLNGFATISESSTGFPGYNSHIPDSNTTMAHVLRDAGWSTFWVGKNHNVPIDEWTAGASKKHWPLAQGYDRFYGFIGGETNNWYPSLAEDNHYIDQPYLPEEGYHLSKDLADQALSMIRDVKQTEPDKPWYLWFCPGANHAPHHAPQEYIDKYKGAFDDGYEAYREWVLARMIEKGIVPEGTELTALNPMPEGAFAAADEVRPWSSLNDEEKAMFSRMAEVYAGFSEYTDAQVGRIVDYLEESGQLDNTLIIYCADNGASGEGSPNGSVNEGKIFGGYPDDEAENLRMVDKLGSPDTYNHYPTGWAAAFSTPYKMFKRYTYQGGVCDPLVIHWPAGIRARGEIRHQYHHSTDIVPTILEACGVDFPEVYGGIEQTPLSGVSMAYSFDAAPEAPTEKETQYYEMFGQRGIWHKGWKAVTVHGPISGKGHFDEDEWELYHTDVDRAEAVNLAAEHPDKLEELKALWMEEAKANAVLPLNDLQIIGNPKDFETFVAMEFHQPAPPSGRFVYYPGTSEVPERSAANTHGVSFKIAAEVEFTPETEGVIFAHGSRFGGHALVVKDGEVHYVYNFLGIPPEDRISGPAPTSGKHIIGVEFVKESMGEYREGVGPARLYIDEEQVAEKQIRTVLGHFSLCGEGLTIGRDSADPVSSLYGYGFDFRGGSIAQVVFDIADDAYLDLEAHLAAAMARD is encoded by the coding sequence ATGGCCCGTGACTTCCAGGGCAGAATCGAACTCGACGTCCGCGACTCGGAGGCGGATTGGGATGCTTTCCTCCCGGCGAAGCCGCGCGAGGGCGCGCCGAATGTGCTCGTCGTGCTCTATGACGACACGGGCATGGCGGCCTGGTCCCCGTACGGCGGACGCATCAACATGCCGACCATGGACCGCCTGGCGCAGAACGGTCTGACGTACTCCCAGTGGCATACGACGGCCCTCTGCTCCCCCACCCGGTCGACGTTCCTCACCGGACGCAACCACCATCTCAACGGTTTCGCGACGATCTCGGAGTCGTCCACGGGGTTCCCCGGCTACAACTCCCACATCCCGGACTCGAACACCACGATGGCCCACGTCCTCCGCGACGCCGGCTGGTCGACGTTCTGGGTGGGCAAGAACCACAACGTCCCGATCGACGAGTGGACGGCCGGCGCCTCCAAGAAGCACTGGCCGCTGGCGCAGGGCTACGACCGGTTCTATGGCTTCATCGGCGGGGAGACCAACAACTGGTATCCCTCGCTCGCCGAGGACAACCACTACATCGACCAGCCCTACCTCCCCGAAGAGGGCTACCACCTGTCGAAGGACCTCGCCGACCAGGCGCTGTCGATGATCCGGGACGTGAAGCAGACCGAGCCGGACAAGCCCTGGTACCTCTGGTTCTGCCCCGGCGCCAATCACGCGCCGCATCACGCACCGCAGGAGTACATCGACAAGTACAAGGGGGCTTTCGACGACGGCTACGAGGCCTACCGCGAATGGGTGCTCGCCCGGATGATCGAGAAAGGGATCGTCCCGGAGGGCACGGAGCTCACCGCGCTGAACCCCATGCCGGAAGGCGCCTTCGCCGCTGCCGATGAGGTGCGCCCCTGGAGCTCACTGAACGACGAGGAGAAGGCGATGTTCTCACGCATGGCGGAGGTCTACGCCGGCTTCAGCGAGTACACCGACGCCCAGGTCGGCCGCATCGTGGACTACCTGGAGGAGTCGGGCCAGCTCGACAACACCCTCATCATCTACTGCGCCGACAACGGCGCCTCCGGCGAAGGCAGCCCGAACGGCTCGGTGAACGAGGGCAAGATCTTCGGCGGGTACCCGGACGACGAGGCCGAGAACCTGCGCATGGTCGACAAGCTCGGCTCCCCCGACACGTACAACCACTACCCGACGGGGTGGGCCGCGGCGTTCTCGACACCTTACAAGATGTTCAAGCGCTACACCTATCAGGGAGGCGTCTGCGATCCGCTCGTGATCCACTGGCCGGCCGGCATCCGCGCGCGCGGCGAGATCCGTCATCAGTACCACCACTCGACCGACATCGTCCCGACGATCCTGGAGGCCTGCGGCGTCGACTTCCCCGAGGTGTATGGCGGCATCGAACAGACGCCGCTCTCCGGTGTCTCGATGGCGTACTCTTTCGACGCCGCCCCGGAGGCGCCGACGGAGAAGGAGACGCAGTACTACGAGATGTTCGGGCAGCGCGGCATCTGGCACAAGGGTTGGAAGGCCGTCACCGTCCACGGACCGATCAGCGGAAAGGGGCACTTCGACGAGGACGAGTGGGAGCTGTACCACACCGACGTCGACCGTGCCGAGGCCGTCAACCTCGCCGCGGAGCATCCGGACAAGCTCGAGGAACTCAAGGCGCTCTGGATGGAGGAGGCGAAGGCCAATGCGGTGCTTCCCCTGAACGACCTTCAAATCATCGGCAACCCGAAGGACTTCGAGACCTTCGTGGCGATGGAGTTCCATCAGCCGGCGCCACCCTCCGGTCGGTTCGTCTACTACCCCGGCACCAGCGAAGTGCCGGAGCGGTCGGCGGCGAACACCCACGGCGTCTCCTTCAAGATCGCGGCGGAAGTCGAGTTCACCCCGGAAACCGAGGGCGTCATCTTCGCGCACGGCTCCCGATTCGGCGGACACGCTCTGGTGGTCAAGGACGGCGAGGTGCACTACGTCTACAACTTCCTGGGCATCCCGCCCGAGGACCGCATCTCCGGCCCTGCGCCGACCTCGGGGAAGCACATCATCGGCGTCGAGTTCGTCAAGGAGAGCATGGGCGAGTACCGGGAGGGCGTCGGTCCCGCGCGGCTCTACATCGACGAGGAGCAGGTCGCCGAGAAGCAGATCCGCACGGTCCTCGGTCACTTCTCCCTCTGCGGTGAGGGCCTGACGATCGGGCGGGACAGCGCCGACCCCGTGTCGTCCCTGTACGGCTACGGCTTCGACTTCCGCGGCGGGAGCATCGCCCAGGTCGTGTTCGACATCGCCGACGACGCCTACCTCGACCTGGAGGCGCACCTGGCGGCGGCCATGGCCCGCGACTGA
- a CDS encoding LuxR C-terminal-related transcriptional regulator, whose translation MALELDARALAFTPAEVRSFFRARGIRLSQGEISTVLARTEGWATGLQLMMLDAAGERAVLPHPLRGDAPEVVDYFVEEVLADLDGELRSFLEATAVVESFTAELAAVLSEAGTVPALIDRLLRLQVLVGPDAAEPPQYRYPPLLREFLLGRLRETGVDRVEELHRRAADWFAGQRQPLLALRHAVRGGETACTTGVLRRCGMQLVLDGRADLVREVMAELPVTRQAVPTVRMLIAAAELSSGDVSTAVIVTASGEGESDAARRWRYGIALHTALRRGGIAETLDAAGADLRNLSGEDQLDTYALLEAATAELYVGRLDRAEADARLAADLARAIGARAAELQAEAVLATSVLFRGRLRDAIEAGLALEHRWRELDEPDNAFFEVTRVWRFWVPYEEMQPLAEGETLQGAARVIADAGEAAIGRGLHGMRALLAADLASDPREAAVLLLDTLTPREDLPLPPHWYAMMGPFAVHAFDRLGEPTLRDRFIADLEDALGDTGDVLVLRAIAAVHDRREGIARGALAPVLEGSVPCLLPASVIDAWLVEAELDVHEGEPDRAQFALATALALAEPEDHVRRVAEAGPIVSRLLAARATAGARTHFADRVRERLSAAGVLVEEELTQRERIVLSALSRNATLRQIAQQEYISPNTVKTHVRNIYRKLGVSDRDGVTAAAQALGLL comes from the coding sequence GTGGCGCTCGAGCTCGACGCCCGCGCTCTCGCCTTCACTCCCGCCGAGGTCCGGTCGTTCTTCCGAGCCCGAGGCATCAGGCTCTCCCAGGGGGAGATCAGCACGGTCCTCGCCCGCACGGAGGGATGGGCCACCGGCCTACAGCTCATGATGCTCGACGCGGCAGGGGAGCGGGCCGTCCTTCCCCACCCGCTGCGCGGGGACGCCCCCGAGGTCGTGGACTACTTCGTGGAGGAGGTCCTCGCCGACCTGGACGGCGAGCTCCGGTCCTTCCTGGAGGCGACGGCAGTCGTCGAGTCCTTCACCGCCGAGCTCGCGGCCGTGCTCTCCGAAGCCGGGACGGTCCCGGCGCTGATCGACCGCCTGCTCCGCCTGCAGGTCCTCGTCGGCCCCGACGCCGCGGAGCCGCCGCAGTACCGGTATCCGCCGCTGCTGCGGGAATTCCTGCTCGGGCGTCTCCGAGAGACCGGCGTCGACCGTGTGGAGGAGCTGCACCGGCGGGCGGCGGACTGGTTCGCCGGGCAGCGTCAGCCGCTCCTCGCGTTGCGTCATGCCGTGCGCGGTGGCGAGACGGCCTGCACGACCGGTGTCCTCCGTCGGTGCGGAATGCAGCTGGTGTTGGACGGCCGGGCGGATCTGGTGCGGGAGGTGATGGCGGAGCTGCCCGTGACGCGGCAGGCCGTGCCGACCGTGCGCATGCTGATCGCCGCGGCGGAACTGAGCAGCGGGGACGTCTCGACGGCCGTGATCGTCACCGCGAGCGGCGAGGGCGAGTCCGACGCCGCACGACGCTGGCGGTACGGGATCGCGCTGCACACCGCGCTGCGGCGAGGCGGGATCGCCGAAACCCTCGACGCCGCCGGCGCCGATCTGCGGAACCTCAGCGGCGAAGATCAGCTCGACACCTACGCCCTCCTCGAGGCGGCGACCGCCGAGCTGTACGTGGGCCGGCTCGACCGCGCGGAAGCGGATGCCCGGCTGGCGGCGGATCTCGCCCGCGCGATCGGGGCGCGGGCGGCAGAGCTCCAGGCGGAGGCCGTGCTCGCCACGAGCGTCCTCTTCCGGGGCAGACTCCGAGACGCGATCGAGGCGGGACTCGCTCTGGAGCACCGGTGGCGAGAGCTCGACGAGCCGGACAACGCGTTCTTCGAGGTGACGCGGGTCTGGCGCTTCTGGGTTCCCTACGAGGAGATGCAGCCCCTCGCGGAGGGCGAGACCTTGCAGGGCGCAGCGCGAGTGATCGCCGACGCCGGAGAGGCGGCGATCGGGCGGGGGCTGCACGGAATGCGCGCCCTGCTCGCGGCGGACCTGGCGAGCGACCCCCGGGAAGCCGCCGTCCTGCTCCTGGACACCCTGACTCCCCGGGAAGACCTGCCGCTCCCGCCGCATTGGTACGCCATGATGGGGCCGTTCGCCGTACACGCCTTCGACCGGCTGGGCGAGCCGACGCTCCGCGACCGATTCATCGCCGACCTCGAGGATGCACTGGGGGATACCGGCGACGTGCTCGTTCTCCGGGCGATCGCCGCCGTTCATGACCGCCGCGAGGGCATCGCCCGCGGGGCGCTCGCTCCGGTGCTGGAAGGGAGCGTGCCGTGTCTGCTGCCGGCCTCCGTGATCGACGCGTGGCTGGTGGAAGCCGAGCTCGACGTGCACGAGGGTGAGCCGGACCGCGCGCAGTTCGCGCTGGCGACCGCTCTCGCCCTCGCTGAACCGGAGGACCACGTGCGCCGCGTCGCCGAGGCGGGCCCGATCGTGTCGCGACTGCTGGCGGCCAGGGCGACGGCGGGAGCCCGGACGCACTTCGCCGATCGGGTACGGGAGCGGCTGTCTGCCGCCGGAGTCCTCGTCGAGGAGGAGCTGACGCAGCGGGAGCGCATCGTGCTGAGCGCCTTGAGCCGCAACGCCACGCTGCGGCAGATCGCACAGCAGGAGTACATCTCCCCGAACACGGTGAAGACGCACGTGCGCAACATCTACCGCAAGCTGGGGGTCTCGGATCGCGACGGGGTGACGGCAGCCGCCCAGGCCCTCGGATTGCTCTGA